The Methylomicrobium agile genome has a segment encoding these proteins:
- a CDS encoding sulfurtransferase TusA family protein, with protein sequence MTREILNARRLLCPLPVIRTQNKIKEMRPGARLEVICTDPGVMQDIPAWCRIHGHTVLETRSGDHEYVIVIEVGGAV encoded by the coding sequence ATGACTCGGGAAATCCTGAACGCGCGGCGGCTGTTATGCCCGCTGCCGGTGATCCGCACCCAGAACAAGATCAAAGAAATGCGCCCCGGCGCCCGTTTGGAAGTCATCTGCACCGACCCCGGCGTCATGCAGGACATTCCGGCTTGGTGCCGGATTCACGGCCATACCGTGCTCGAAACGCGCAGCGGCGATCACGAATATGTGATCGTGATCGAAGTCGGCGGAGCGGTGTAG
- the argJ gene encoding bifunctional glutamate N-acetyltransferase/amino-acid acetyltransferase ArgJ — MAVGRCDFPIMPEIPGIRLGTACAGIKQNVRDDLLVFEMAEHGSCAAVFTQNAFCAAPVLIARQHLTAAPRWLLINSGNANAGTGKQGLQDAFATCEELARLTGGSTERVLPFSTGVIGMPLPIDKIAAALPEAVRNLHSGHWDKAARAIMTTDTFPKGVTKTLELDGRTITFNGIAKGAGMIQPNMATMLSFIATDAKIGRDLLQQCLARAAELSFNRITVDGDTSTNDALVVMASGLSEAPEILPDSEHYTGFAEALLEVCKSLAEAIVRDGEGATKLMRIVVEEAQSDEEAVRVAKTIAHSPLVKTAFFASDPNWGRILAAVGRAGVDNMVLENIRIFLNDVCIVREGGRADDYTEEAGQAVMDREEIRVTVKLGRGDARQEVLTCDFSYDYVKINAEYRT; from the coding sequence ATGGCGGTAGGTCGCTGCGATTTTCCGATCATGCCGGAAATTCCGGGCATTCGTTTGGGCACCGCGTGTGCCGGCATCAAGCAAAACGTCCGGGACGATCTTTTGGTATTCGAAATGGCCGAACACGGCAGCTGCGCGGCCGTTTTTACGCAGAACGCCTTCTGCGCCGCCCCGGTGCTGATCGCCAGACAACATTTGACGGCCGCGCCGCGCTGGCTGCTGATCAATTCGGGCAACGCGAACGCGGGCACCGGCAAACAAGGGCTTCAGGATGCGTTCGCGACATGCGAAGAGTTGGCACGGCTGACCGGCGGCTCGACCGAACGGGTGCTGCCCTTTTCGACCGGGGTGATCGGCATGCCGCTGCCGATCGACAAGATCGCCGCCGCGCTCCCCGAGGCTGTGCGCAATCTGCATTCCGGCCACTGGGACAAGGCCGCCCGCGCGATCATGACGACCGACACCTTTCCGAAAGGCGTCACGAAAACGCTCGAACTCGATGGCCGGACGATCACTTTCAACGGTATCGCCAAAGGCGCGGGCATGATCCAGCCGAACATGGCGACAATGCTGTCGTTCATCGCGACCGATGCGAAAATCGGCCGAGACTTATTGCAGCAATGCCTGGCACGCGCCGCCGAACTGTCCTTCAACCGGATCACCGTCGACGGCGACACCTCGACCAACGACGCGCTGGTCGTGATGGCCAGCGGGCTTTCGGAGGCGCCGGAAATCCTGCCGGACTCCGAACATTACACCGGCTTCGCCGAGGCGCTGCTGGAGGTCTGCAAAAGTCTGGCCGAAGCGATCGTCCGCGACGGCGAAGGCGCCACCAAACTGATGCGGATCGTGGTCGAAGAAGCGCAAAGCGACGAAGAAGCGGTCCGCGTTGCGAAAACGATCGCGCATTCGCCGTTGGTCAAGACCGCTTTTTTCGCGAGCGATCCGAACTGGGGGCGCATCCTGGCGGCGGTCGGGCGCGCCGGCGTGGACAACATGGTGCTGGAAAACATCCGGATTTTCCTGAACGACGTCTGCATCGTGCGGGAAGGCGGGCGCGCCGACGATTATACCGAAGAAGCGGGACAGGCAGTGATGGACCGCGAGGAAATCCGCGTAACGGTCAAACTCGGCCGGGGCGATGCCCGTCAGGAAGTCTTGACCTGCGATTTTTCCTACGACTACGTCAAGATCAATGCGGAATATCGGACCTGA
- a CDS encoding Nudix family hydrolase, with translation MNHFRTTAQKFLQVAAGVIKNADGRILIARRDESLHQGGLWEFPGGKIEAGETPEQALFRELKEELDIDTLSAAPLITIHHRYPDRDVTLRVFLVDRFSGTAKGCQEQPIRWVEPNELNRFAFPAANRPIIAAAQLPPFYAILDDQVSSNPMEDLHKLLAQGIDLIQARLKTSPHDRIDEFLAIASPLCSKHGAALLINSAVDFGQHRTHGLHLTARDLLALSERPSGYRWIGASCHNLQELEHAQKIGADFAVLAPVLPTLTHPETAALGWKRFAALAEGSNIPVYALGGLTKKDLSAARDAGAQGIAGISAFLG, from the coding sequence GTGAATCATTTTCGAACGACAGCGCAAAAGTTCCTGCAGGTCGCGGCCGGCGTAATCAAAAACGCGGACGGCAGGATATTGATCGCCCGCCGCGACGAATCGTTGCATCAGGGCGGGCTGTGGGAATTTCCGGGCGGCAAGATCGAAGCCGGAGAAACGCCGGAACAGGCGCTATTCAGAGAACTCAAGGAAGAACTGGATATCGACACCCTTTCTGCAGCACCGCTGATCACGATCCATCACCGTTATCCCGACCGGGACGTGACCTTGCGGGTGTTTCTGGTCGACCGATTTTCCGGCACGGCGAAAGGATGCCAGGAGCAGCCGATCCGCTGGGTCGAACCGAACGAATTGAATCGGTTCGCCTTTCCGGCCGCCAACCGGCCGATCATCGCCGCCGCCCAGCTCCCGCCTTTTTATGCCATCCTCGACGATCAGGTCAGCAGCAATCCGATGGAGGATCTGCATAAACTACTGGCGCAAGGGATCGATCTGATCCAGGCGCGCCTGAAAACTTCGCCGCACGACCGGATTGACGAATTCCTGGCAATCGCGTCTCCGCTATGCTCGAAGCATGGCGCCGCGCTGCTGATCAATTCCGCCGTGGATTTCGGGCAGCATCGCACTCACGGCCTGCACCTGACCGCCCGCGACTTGCTCGCTTTAAGCGAACGGCCTTCCGGTTACCGCTGGATCGGCGCCTCGTGCCATAACCTGCAAGAACTCGAACATGCCCAAAAGATCGGCGCCGACTTCGCGGTTCTGGCCCCCGTGCTGCCGACCCTTACCCACCCCGAAACGGCTGCATTGGGATGGAAGCGGTTTGCCGCGCTCGCCGAAGGGAGCAATATCCCCGTGTATGCGCTGGGCGGTTTGACGAAAAAAGATTTAAGCGCCGCCCGCGATGCCGGCGCGCAGGGCATTGCCGGCATCAGCGCGTTTCTAGGCTAG
- a CDS encoding IS5 family transposase yields the protein MSQPAHRRHDISDTVWSLLEPHLPGRAGAWGGKARDNRLFINAVFWILRTGAPWRDLPPDYGDWKNTHRRFCRWRDHGVWEALLEQLVTEPDYEWLMIDASHIKVHPHATGAQGGNQGMAVTKGGSTVRYIWPWMRMVCRSESLLQQVPQQIVRRLQP from the coding sequence ATGTCCCAACCTGCCCACCGCCGCCATGACATTTCCGATACGGTTTGGAGCTTACTGGAACCCCATCTGCCCGGCCGTGCCGGGGCCTGGGGCGGAAAAGCGCGAGACAACCGCTTGTTTATCAATGCGGTCTTCTGGATTTTGCGTACCGGTGCGCCATGGCGCGACCTGCCACCTGACTATGGCGATTGGAAGAACACCCATCGCCGGTTTTGCCGTTGGCGAGATCACGGCGTCTGGGAAGCCCTGTTGGAACAGTTGGTCACCGAACCCGACTATGAATGGTTGATGATTGATGCCAGCCACATCAAAGTCCATCCGCATGCGACCGGCGCGCAAGGCGGCAATCAGGGCATGGCGGTCACAAAAGGGGGCTCAACAGTAAGATACATCTGGCCGTGGATGCGCATGGTATGCCGGTCAGAATCCTTATTACAGCAGGTACCACAGCAGATTGTTCGCAGGCTTCAGCCTTGA
- the yacG gene encoding DNA gyrase inhibitor YacG, translating into MPEKQVALKVKCPVCQRPLEWTADYPFRPFCSERCKLIDLGAWAAEENRISEELPDSGDTEDGLPYH; encoded by the coding sequence ATGCCGGAGAAACAGGTTGCATTGAAAGTCAAATGCCCCGTCTGCCAGCGTCCGCTGGAATGGACGGCGGACTATCCGTTCCGGCCGTTCTGTTCCGAACGCTGCAAATTGATCGATCTCGGCGCCTGGGCGGCCGAAGAAAACCGGATTTCCGAAGAGCTTCCCGATTCGGGCGACACGGAAGACGGTCTTCCGTATCACTGA
- the zapD gene encoding cell division protein ZapD yields the protein MTNKITYEFPLNERIRVFIRLEQLFEQFNHFLNGASVWDKRAALNVLLDIMTIFSRNDLKSELLKELDRNGKALNRIAHSQGVDAEKLNQLLGEVSQTSKKLYASSGKIGIHVLESDLFQSIAQRSSIPGGTCSFDLPEFHYWLEQEEPIRLRDLQQWSSPFNDIRNAIDLILNLIRNSSDETREIAKAGFFQISLDRSQPYQLIKVSLDKSLRYFAEISGGKHRCTVRFMVPSHDEKRPLQSSDDVSFTLSCCQF from the coding sequence GTGACCAACAAAATCACTTATGAATTTCCTCTCAACGAACGCATCCGGGTTTTCATCAGGCTGGAACAACTTTTCGAACAATTCAATCATTTTCTGAACGGCGCCTCCGTTTGGGACAAACGCGCCGCACTGAACGTATTGCTCGACATCATGACGATTTTCAGCCGCAACGATTTGAAATCGGAACTGCTTAAAGAACTGGACCGCAATGGCAAGGCCCTGAACAGGATTGCCCATAGTCAGGGCGTAGACGCGGAAAAACTGAACCAACTGCTCGGCGAGGTGAGCCAAACCAGCAAGAAACTTTACGCGTCAAGCGGCAAGATCGGAATTCATGTGCTGGAGAGCGATCTGTTTCAAAGCATCGCCCAGCGCAGTTCGATCCCCGGCGGTACCTGTTCTTTCGATCTGCCGGAGTTTCATTATTGGCTTGAACAGGAGGAACCGATCCGCCTGAGAGATCTCCAGCAATGGAGCAGTCCTTTCAACGATATCAGAAACGCGATCGACCTGATCCTGAATCTGATCCGCAACAGCAGCGACGAAACCCGGGAAATCGCCAAAGCCGGTTTTTTTCAAATTTCCCTGGACCGCAGCCAGCCTTACCAGCTGATAAAAGTCAGCCTGGACAAATCGTTGCGCTATTTTGCCGAAATCAGCGGCGGCAAGCACCGCTGCACCGTGCGTTTCATGGTGCCTTCCCACGACGAAAAACGCCCCCTGCAAAGCAGCGACGACGTATCTTTCACTTTATCCTGTTGCCAATTTTAA
- the coaE gene encoding dephospho-CoA kinase (Dephospho-CoA kinase (CoaE) performs the final step in coenzyme A biosynthesis.), producing MLKVGLTGGIGCGKTTVSNLFAEMGVPILDADQTARELTEKGQPALDRIREAFGQQVFNPDGSLNRLQLKKLIFSDDRKKRQLEAILHPMILAALAAKAERLDVPYCILSIPLLFESKLEPLVDRILVVDCPLELQIERISRRDKLDFKVIRSIIGSQVSRDYRRKHADDLLDNSQADNPLAEQVKKLHNLYISLSPCQHKLTCDQQNHL from the coding sequence ATGCTGAAAGTGGGTTTGACAGGGGGGATTGGCTGCGGCAAAACGACGGTTTCCAATCTGTTTGCGGAGATGGGCGTTCCGATCCTGGATGCCGACCAGACCGCCCGCGAACTGACCGAGAAAGGGCAGCCCGCGCTGGATCGGATTCGCGAGGCATTCGGCCAGCAGGTCTTTAACCCGGACGGTTCCCTGAACCGCCTGCAATTGAAAAAACTGATTTTTTCCGATGACCGCAAAAAACGGCAGCTCGAAGCGATCCTGCATCCGATGATTCTGGCCGCCTTGGCCGCGAAAGCCGAACGGCTCGACGTCCCGTATTGCATTCTGAGCATCCCGTTGTTGTTCGAATCCAAGCTGGAACCGCTCGTCGACCGGATCCTGGTGGTCGATTGCCCGCTCGAACTCCAGATCGAACGCATCAGCCGACGGGACAAGTTAGACTTCAAAGTCATCCGTTCGATCATCGGCAGCCAGGTTTCACGGGACTATCGGCGAAAGCATGCGGACGATCTTTTGGACAACTCACAGGCCGACAATCCACTTGCAGAACAAGTCAAAAAACTGCACAATTTATACATTTCTTTAAGTCCCTGTCAGCATAAACTTACCTGTGACCAACAAAATCACTTATGA
- a CDS encoding prepilin peptidase, translating to MTVLSDFLPYIVFVVGLMVGSFLNVVIYRLPIMMYGGWRKECIEFLELAPEAVPLPQSGRPISLTEEEPFNLALPLSRCPSCKAPIKPYQNIPVLSYLFLKGKCAHCGARISGRYPAIELLTAVLSAAVAWHFGYTLQTLFALLLTWSLIALTFIDIDHHLLPDSITLPMLWSGLILSLGGVFTDAHSSIVGAAAGYGSLWLVYHLFKLATGKEGMGFGDFKLLALFGAWLGWQSLPLIVLLSTLTGAVLGVASIVFAKRDHAAPIPFGPYLAFAGWIALIWGESINRLYLASIGF from the coding sequence ATGACTGTTCTGAGCGATTTTTTGCCTTACATCGTTTTTGTGGTCGGGTTGATGGTCGGCAGTTTTTTAAACGTGGTGATCTATCGCCTGCCGATCATGATGTACGGAGGCTGGCGCAAGGAATGCATCGAATTTTTGGAGCTGGCGCCGGAGGCCGTGCCGCTTCCGCAAAGCGGCCGCCCTATTTCTTTAACCGAAGAAGAGCCTTTCAATCTGGCGCTTCCCTTGTCGCGCTGTCCGTCCTGTAAGGCGCCGATCAAGCCTTATCAAAATATTCCGGTATTGAGCTACCTGTTTTTAAAAGGCAAATGCGCGCACTGCGGTGCCCGGATTTCCGGGCGTTATCCCGCGATCGAACTGTTGACCGCGGTGCTCTCCGCCGCAGTCGCCTGGCATTTCGGCTATACTCTGCAAACCTTGTTTGCACTGTTGTTGACCTGGTCGCTGATCGCCTTGACTTTTATCGACATCGACCATCACCTGCTGCCCGACTCGATTACCCTACCGATGCTGTGGAGCGGGCTGATCCTGAGTTTGGGCGGGGTTTTCACCGATGCGCATTCCAGCATTGTCGGCGCGGCAGCCGGCTATGGTTCGCTTTGGCTGGTATACCACTTGTTCAAGCTGGCTACCGGCAAGGAAGGGATGGGCTTTGGGGATTTCAAGCTGCTGGCGCTGTTCGGTGCCTGGCTCGGATGGCAGAGTCTGCCGTTGATCGTTTTGCTGTCCACGCTGACCGGAGCGGTTTTGGGCGTTGCCTCGATCGTTTTCGCCAAGCGCGACCATGCCGCACCGATTCCTTTCGGCCCTTATCTGGCGTTTGCCGGCTGGATTGCGCTGATCTGGGGGGAATCGATCAACCGGCTTTATCTTGCCTCGATCGGTTTTTGA